The Seriola aureovittata isolate HTS-2021-v1 ecotype China chromosome 2, ASM2101889v1, whole genome shotgun sequence genome has a segment encoding these proteins:
- the scn8ab gene encoding sodium channel, voltage gated, type VIII, alpha subunit b isoform X3: MAAPLLAPPGPDSFKKFTPETLANIEKRIKEEKNKKPPKPRSDSSHRDTSDDNEPKPNSDLEAGKSLPFIYGDIPDGLAATPLEDLDPFYLNKKTFIVLNKGKTIFRFSATPSLYILSPFNLLRRIAIKILIHSLFSMIIMCTILTNCIFMTFSDPPEWSKQVEYTFTGIYTFESLTKIVARGFCIDGFTFLRDPWNWLDFMVISMAYITEFVDLGNVSALRTFRVLRALKTISVIPGLKTIVGALIQSVKKLSDVMILTVFCLSVFALIGLQLFMGNLRNKCVFWPINMTDQLLPNGSKGFDWATYIMNDTNFYFLPDQLDALLCGNSSDSGRCPEGYTCMKAGRNPNYGYTSFDSFGWAFLTLFRLMTQDFWENLYMLTLRAAGKTYMIFFVLVIFVGSFYLVNLILAVVAMAYEEQNQATIEEAEQKEAEFKAMLEQLRKQQEETQAAAMATSAGTVSEAALEDEGGGHLSRSSSEVSKLSSKSAKERRNRKKKWRQKEQEKEKGDSEKVVKSESDDGSKKSTIRFPGSRLGRKTSIMNQSLLSIPGSPFMSRHNSRSSIFSFKGRSKDMGSENEFADDEHSTVEESEDRRGSLFIPYRRNSYSGYSQGSSRIHPLAPHSGGKRNSTVDCNGVVSLIGPGPGRRLLPETTDVEIKKKHSGSLMVSVDQLNSSFKGKDRANSQMSVVTNTLIEELEESQRKCPPCWYKFANVVLIWECCPIWLKIKHIVYLIVMDPFVDLAITICIVLNTLFMAMEHYPMTESFEEVLSVGNLVFTGIFAGEMFAKLIAMDPYYYFQEGWNCFDGFIVTLSLVELGLADVEGLSVLRSFRLLRVFKLAKSWPTLNMLIKIIGNSVGALGNLTLVLAIIVFIFAVVGMQLFGKSYKDCVCKIARDCELPRWHMNDFFHSFLIVFRVLCGEWIETMWDCMEVAGQSMCLIVFMMVMVIGNLVVLNLFLALLLSSFSADNLAATDDDGEPNNLQLAVARIKTGIAWFKVNMRVFVATVLKKPIEDEQKPLDEMYEKKLNCIANHTVDINRELDYAKNGNGTTSGIGSSVGKYMIDEDYMSFIHNPNLTVCVPIAVGESDFENLNTEDFSSESDVENSKDLDDTSSSEGSTIDIKPDVEEVAVVEVVEEYLDPEPCWTDECVAKYKCCDVPITFGWGKHWWFLRKTCYLIVEHNWFETLIIFMILLSSGALAFEDVYIEQRKTVRIILEYADRVFTYIFILEMLLKWVAYGFVKYFTNAWCWLDFFIVDVSIVSLIANALGFSDLGPIKSLRTLRALRPLRALSRFEGMRVVVNALVGAIPSIMNVLLVCLIFWLIFSIMGVNLFAGKYYYCYNSTAEENFLPDKVNNKTECFALINANYTEVRWKNVKINFDNVGAGYLALLQVATFKGWMDIMYAAIDSRKVEDQPVYEDNLYMYIYFVIFIIFGSFFTLNLFIGVIIDNFNQQKKKFGGQDIFMTEEQKKYYNAMKKLGSKKPQKPIPRPQNNIQGMVFDFVTQQVFDISIMILICLNMVTMMVETDDQSEDTEVVLYWVNFIFIVIFTGEFLLKLFALRHYYFTNGWNIFDVVVVILSIVGMFLADLIEKYFVSPTLFRVIRLARIGRILRLIKGAKGIRTLLFALMMSLPALFNIGLLLFLVMFIFSIFGMSNFGYVKHGAGIDDMYNFETFGNSMIILFMITTSAGWDGLLLPILNYPPDCDPLLENAGTPATGDCGNPSVGIFFFVMYIIISFLIVVNMYIAIILENFSVATEESADPLSEDDFETFYEIWEKFDPDASQFITYAKLSDFADALEHPLRVPKPNTIELIAMDMPMVSGDRIHCLDILFAFTKRVLGDSGELDMLRQQMEERFVAANPSKVSYEPITTTLRRKQEDVSARIIQRAYRSYLARRGFVCKRKPANNKVENGGNNQEQEKKESTPSTASLPSYDSVTKPDKEKQDDNNEGKGGRKEKGRNQKDIRESKC; this comes from the exons ACATTTATAGTCCtaaacaaagggaaaacaatCTTCCGCTTCAGTGCCACGCCCTCCTTGTACATCTTAAGCCCTTTTAATCTACTTAGGCGTATAGCTATTAAGATTTTGATACATTC GTTATTCAGCATGATCATCATGTGTACGATTTTGACCAACTGTATATTCATGACATTTAGTGACCCCCCAGAGTGGTCCAAACAAGTAGA gtatACCTTCACAGGTATCTATACGTTTGAGTCACTCACAAAAATTGTTGCCCGAGGCTTCTGTATAGATGGGTTCACCTTTCTCAGAGACCCATGGAACTGGCTCGATTTCATGGTCATCTCAATGGC ATATATAACAGAGTTTGTGGACCTTGGGAATGTCTCGGCGCTGAGAACGTTCAGGGTTCTCCGAGCATTGAAAACTATTTCTGTCATTCCAG GCCTGAAGACCATTGTGGGTGCTCTGATCCAGTCTGTGAAGAAGCTGTCGGATGTGATGATCCTCACAGTCTTCTGTCTCAGCGTCTTTGCTCTGATTGGACTGCAGCTCTTCATGGGGAACCTGCGGAATAAGTGTGTATTCTGGCCAATCAACATGACCGATCAGCTTCTGCCAAATGGCAGCAAGGGCTTTGACTGGGCCACATACATCATGAATGACA ctaaTTTCTACTTCCTCCCTGATCAGCTTGATGCTCTACTATGTGGAAATAGTTCTGACTCAGG ACGATGTCCAGAGGGCTATACATGCATGAAAGCCGGAAGGAACCCCAACTACGGTTACACCAGCTTCGATAGCTTTGGATGGGCTTTCCTCACCCTCTTTCGCCTCATGACCCAAGACTTCTGGGAAAATCTCTACATGCTG ACTCTTCGAGCCGCAGGGAAGACCTACATGATCTTCTTTGTGCTTGTCATCTTCGTGGGCTCCTTCTACCTGGTGAATCTCATCTTGGCTGTGGTGGCCATGGCTTATGAAGAGCAGAACCAGGCCACTATTGAGGAGGCAGAGCAGAAAGAGGCTGAATTTAAGGCCATGTTGGAGCAGCTGAGGAAGCAACAGGAGGAGACGCAG gctgCCGCCATGGCGACGTCTGCAGGCACAGTGTCTGAGGCTGCGTTAGAGGATGAAGGAGGGGGGCACTTGTCCCGCAGTTCCTCTGAGGTCTCCAAGCTGAGCTCCAAGAGCGCCAAGGAGCGTCGCAATCGCAAGAAGAAATGGCGTcagaaagagcaggagaaagagaagggagacAGCGAAAAGGTTGTCAAGTCTGAGTCAGACGATGGCAGCAAGAAAAGCACCATTCGTTTCCCTGGAAGCCGCCTTGGGAGGAAAACATCCATCATGAACCAG TCACTACTCAGCATCCCAGGCTCACCCTTCATGTCGCGCCACAACAGCCGCAGCAGCATCTTCAGCTTCAAAGGCCGTTCCAAGGACATGGGCTCAGAGAACGAGTTTGCAGACGATGAGCACAGTACAGTAGAGGAGAGCGAAGACCGTCGGGGCTCCCTGTTTATTCCTTACCGCCGCAACAGCTACAGTGGCTACAGCCAAGGCTCATCACGCATCCACCCACTGGCACCCCACTCTGGAGGGAAGAGGAACAGCACAGTGGACTGCAATGGCGTGGTGTCTCTCATCGGCCCTGGGCCCGGCAGACGGCTTCTGCCTGAG ACTACAGACGTGGAGATTAAGAAGAAGCACTCTGGCTCTCTTATGGTATCTGTGGATCAGCTCAACTCCTCCTTCAAAGGAAAGGACCGCGCCAACAGTCAGATGAGCGTAGTCACCAACACACTGATAGAGG AGTTGGAGGAGTCTCAGAGGAAGTGTCCTCCATGTTGGTACAAGTTTGCTAACGTCGTCCTCATCTGGGAGTGCTGTCCCATCTGGCTGAAGATCAAGCACATAGTCTACTTGATTGTCATGGACCCGTTTGTTGACCTGGCTATTACCATCTGTATTGTCCTCAACACCCTCTTCATGGCCATGGAGCACTACCCCATGACTGAAAGTTTTGAGGAAGTTCTCTCTGTTGGCAACCTG GTTTTCACAGGCATCTTTGCCGGGGAGATGTTTGCCAAGCTGATTGCCATGGATCCCTACTACTACTTCCAGGAAGGCTGGAACTGCTTTGATGGCTTCATCGTGACTCTGAGTTTAGTTGAGCTGGGACTGGCTGATGTGGAAGGTCTGTCAGTGCTCAGGTCTTTCCGATTG TTAAGAGTGTTCAAACTGGCCAAATCGTGGCCCACCCTCAACATGCTGATCAAGATCATTGGCAACTCAGTGGGAGCTCTGGGTAATCTGACCCTGGTGCTGGCCATCATTGTCTTCATCTTCGCCGTGGTGGGCATGCAGCTGTTTGGCAAAAGCTACAAGGACTGTGTGTGTAAGATCGCGCGGGACTGCGAGCTACCCCGCTGGCACATGAATGACTTCTTCCACTCCTTCCTGATCGTGTTCCGAGTGTTGTGTGGGGAGTGGATTGAGACCATGTGGGACTGTATGGAAGTGGCGGGACAGTCCATGTGTCTCATCGTCTTCATGATGGTCATGGTCATCGGAAACCTGGTG gTGCTGAACCTGTTTCTGGCCTTGCTGCTGAGCTCATTCAGTGCAGACAACCTCGCTGCCACAGATGACGATGGGGAGCCCAACAATCTCCAGCTTGCGGTTGCCCGCATTAAGACAGGGATTGCCTGGTTCAAGGTCAACATGCGGGTCTTTGTGGCCACAGTGCTTAAAAAG CCTATAGAAGATGAACAGAAGCCTTTGGATGAAATGTATGAGAAGAAGCTCAACTGCATTGCAAACCACACAGTGGACATCAACCGTGAACTGGACTATGCTAAAAATGGCAATGGCACCACCAGCGGCATTGGGAGCAGTGTGGGAAAGTATATGATTGATGAGGACTACATGTCCTTCATCCACAACCCCAACCTCACTGTCTGTGTTCCTATTGCTGTCGGCGAgtcagactttgaaaacctTAATACAGAAGATTTCAGCAGTGAATCGGATGTGGAGAACAGCAAAGAT CTGGATGACACCAGTTCATCTGAGGGCAGCACAATAGACATCAAGCCTGATGTGGAGGAGGTGGCAGTGGTGGAGGTAGTGGAGGAGTACCTTGACCCAGAACCCTGCTGGACAGATG AATGTGTGGCCAAATACAAGTGCTGTGATGTTCCCATCACCTTCGGCTGGGGCAAACACTGGTGGTTCCTGAGGAAGACCTGCTACCTGATTGTAGAACACAATTGGTTTGAAAccctcatcatcttcatgatCCTGCTCAGCAGCGGAGCCCTG GCCTTTGAGGATGTGTACATTGAGCAGAGGAAGACAGTCCGCATCATTCTGGAGTACGCTGATCGGGTTTTCACCTACATCTTCATTCTGGAGATGTTGCTGAAATGGGTGGCCTATGGCTTTGTCAAGTACTTCACTAATGCCTGGTGTTGGTTGGACTTCTTCATTGTGGAT GTGTCTATAGTCAGCCTTATAGCAAATGCGTTGGGCTTCTCCGATCTAGGCCCGATTAAATCACTCAGGACACTGAGGGCCTTGAGACCCCTCAGGGCCCTGTCACGTTTTGAAGGGATGAGG GTTGTGGTGAACGCCTTGGTGGGTGCAATTCCCTCCATCATGAATGTGCTGCTGGTGTGTCTCATCTTCTGGCTCATCTTCAGCATCATGGGGGTCAACCTGTTTGCTGGAAAGTATTACTACTGTTACAACAGTACGGCCGAGGAGAACTTCCTCCCCGATAAGGTCAACAACAAAACGGAGTGTTTTGCACTCATTAATGCAAACTACACTGAAGTCAGATGGAAAAACGTCAAGATCAATTTTGACAATGTGGGTGCTGGGTACCTGGCGCTCCTGCAAGTG GCAACGTTCAAAGGCTGGATGGACATTATGTACGCAGCAATAGATTCTAGAAAG GTGGAGGACCAGCCTGTGTACGAGGACAACTTGTACATGTACATCTACtttgtcatcttcatcatctttggCTCCTTCTTCACCCTAAATCTCTTCATTGGTGTCATCATTGATAACTTCaatcaacaaaagaaaaag TTTGGAGGTCAGGATATCTTCATGACGGAAGAGCAGAAAAAATACTACAATGCCATGAAGAAACTAGGGTCAAAGAAACCACAAAAACCAATACCCAGGCCTCAG aACAACATCCAAGGCATGGTGTTTGACTTTGTGACGCAGCAGGTGTTCGACATTTCCATCATGATCCTCATCTGCCTCAACATGGTCACCATGATGGTGGAGACAGATGATCAGTCAGAGGATACGGAGGTTGTGCTTTACTGGGTCAACTTCATCTTCATTGTGATCTTCACTGGCGAGTTTTTACTGAAGCTCTTTGCACTGCGTCACTACTACTTCACCAACGGCTGGAACATCTTCGATGTGGTTGTGGTCATCCTTTCAATTGTGG GAATGTTTCTGGCTGACCTGATTGAGAAGTACTTTGTGTCACCGACACTCTTCAGGGTGATTCGTCTGGCTCGTATTGGCAGAATCCTGCGTCTCATCAAGGGCGCCAAAGGAATCAGAACTCTGCTGTTTGCCCTCATGATGTCTCTTCCTGCCTTGTTCAACATCGGCCTGCTACTTTTCCTGGTTATGttcattttctccatctttgGCATGTCCAACTTTGGTTATGTGAAACACGGGGCTGGAATTGATGACATGTACAACTTTGAGACCTTCGGCAACAGCATGATCATCCTGTTTATGATCACCACGTCAGCTGGCTGGGACGGCCTGCTCCTGCCCATCCTGAACTATCCTCCAGACTGTGACCCCCTGTTGGAGAATGCTGGCACCCCCGCTACAGGAGACTGTGGCAACCCCTCTGTGGGCATCTTCTTCTTTGTTATGTACATCATCATTTCTTTCCTAATTGTGGTCAACATGTACATCGCCATCATCCTGGAGAACTTCAGTGTGGCCACAGAGGAGAGCGCCGACCCACTCAGTGAGGATGACTTTGAGACCTTTTATGAGATTTGGGAGAAGTTTGATCCTGATGCCTCCCAGTTCATCACTTATGCCAAGCTTTCTGACTTTGCTGATGCACTTGAACACCCACTCCGAGTTCCCAAGCCCAACACCATTGAACTGATCGCCATGGACATGCCTATGGTGAGTGGCGACCGCATCCACTGCCTGGACATCCTGTTTGCCTTCACCAAGCGTGTGCTGGGTGACAGTGGCGAGCTGGACATGTTGAGGCAACAAATGGAGGAGCGTTTTGTGGCGGCCAATCCCTCCAAGGTCTCTTATGAGCCAATCACCACCACTCTGAGGCGCAAGCAGGAGGATGTGTCAGCCAGAATCATTCAGAGGGCCTACCGCTCCTACCTGGCTAGGCGGGGCTTTGTCTGTAAGCGCAAACCAGCCAATAACAAAGTGGAGAATGGCGGGAACAATcaggaacaagaaaaaaaggagagcaCTCCCTCAACTGCCTCCCTGCCCTCTTATGACAGTGTAACCAAACCTGACaaggagaaacaggatgacaacaATGAGGgcaagggagggaggaaagagaaaggaagaaaccAAAAAGACATCAGGGAATCTAAATGTTAG